The Petrotoga sibirica DSM 13575 nucleotide sequence TTCGTCTTGTTACACCCACTCTTTGCAGCAAAATCTTCTATTGATCTAAAACCATTTTCTCTTGACTTAAGAATATTCTCTGCTGCTTTTTCACCAAGATTCGGTACTTTGATAAAAGGCACAATCAGAGAGTTTCCTTCTATTAAAAATTTTTTCGAATCAGACTTGTACAAATCAACCATTTTAAAATCATAACCTCTTAGCATCATTTCCAACGCTAACTCTAATACGACCATCTCATTTTTTTTACGCACATCCAGATCCATATTACGCAGTTCAAATATCCTTTTTTTAATGGCTTCTCGACCGGAGAAAATAACTTTTAAGTTGAATTCATCACCTTTGACGGTAAAATACGTAGAATAAAACGCTAAAGGATAATGAACTTTAAACCATGCTATTCTAAAAGCCATGCTAACGTAAGCAGCCGCATGAGCTTTTGGAAAGAGATATTTAATTTTTTGACAAGAGATGATAAACCATTCAGGCACATTTAATTTTTTCATTAATTCAATGTCTTCTTCGTTGATACCTTTGCCTTTTCTCACCTTTTCCATTATTGAAAAAGCACTTTTAGGTGGAGCACCTTTGGATAATAAATAATTCATTATATCATCTCTACAAGAAATTACCTCATCTAAAGTAGCAATCTTTCTGTCGATCCAGTTTTTAGCTATCCCTGCCCACACATCGGTGCCATGGGATAAACCAGATATTCTTACTAATTCAGAAAAACTCTTTGGCCTTGTGTCTTCCAACATCATTCTGACAAAGGTAGTGCCAAATTCTGGGACCCCTAACGTTCCAACAGTTGTACCTAATTCATTTTTTAAGTCTATTTTCAACGCTTTTGTAGAGGAGAACAAGCTCAAAGTTTTTTTATCGTCCATTGGGATCGCTAATGGGTCTACTCCAGTTAAATCAGACATCATTTTAATGAATGTGGGGTCATCGTGACCAAGTGCATCTAATTTTACAAGATCGTTATGTATAACGTGGTAATCAAAATGGGTGGTTTGAACACTTGATTTAGTGTCATTGGCAGGGAACTGAATTGGTGTATAATTGTAAACTTCATCTTCTTTTGGAACTATCATTAATCCACCAGGATGTTGCCCTGTTGTTCGTTTTACCCCTGTTATCGCCTTGACTATTCGCGTTATCTCGCTATTCTTCACAATTCCTTGCTCTTCGCAATATTTTTTAGCAAAACCAAAGGCCGTTCTGTCTGCAATTGTTGATATAGTACCTGCCCGAAAAACATGGCCTTCTCCGAACATTTTTTCAATGTATTTATGCGCCATGTTTTGATAATCTCCAGAAAAATTCAAATCTATATCAGGTATTTTGTCACCTTCAAACCCCATGAATGTTTCAAATGGTATATCTTGACCATCTTTTTTCATTTTAGTTCCACATTTTTCACATTTTTTATCAGGAAGATCATAACCAGAACTTATTTCCTCATTATCAAAAAATTCTACGTTTTTACAATTTGGACATATATAATGAGGAGGTAAAGGGTTTATCTCGGTTATTCCCAGCATCGTAGCCACCAAAGAAGAACCAACAGAACCTCTGGAACCCACCAAATATCCATCCTCTAAGGATTTTTTCACTATTTTTTGAGCAATTAGATACAGTACAGCATACCCATGTTTTATGATGGATTCTAGTTCTCTGTTCAAACGGCTTTCAACGATTTTTGGTAAAGGATTGCCATATATTTCATAGGCTTTTTCCTTTGCAAGTTTTTCAATTTCTAATTCAGCGTTCTCTATCTTTGGAGGATGCAGTTTGTTACTAAGTGGCTTTATTATTTCTATCTGATCTGCAATCTCGTTAGTATTGGTTATGACAATTTTCTCTGCTATTTCTTTATCTTCAAAAATTCGTTGAGCTTCTTCTACCATCTCATCAGTTGTACGCAAGTATCTGTGTGCAGTGGAAGTTTTTCTCTTTTCTGCAACTTTTAATGCGTTGTAAAAAATCTGATCTTCTTTATCTAGGTAATGGGCGTTTGAAACCATAACAACAGGCATGTTTAATTCGTTGCCAAGGTTATATATATCCCTATAAATCTTTTTTAACTGTTCTTCTGAAATAGATCTGTCTGATAATGCATCTAACGGGGTTAATTCCAAATAATCGTAAAATTTGGCAATTTCGAGAATTTCATCATGAGATCCACCCCTGAGATAGCTTTGAAAGATTTCTCCTTCTTCTGCTCCACTACCTATCAACAAACCTTCTCTCATTTGAGATAATTGGCTTTTTAAAATTCTAGGAACTCTGTAAAAATATTTTATGTGGGCATTTGAAACTAGTTTATAAAGATTCTTAAGGCCTGTTTTGTTTTTTACTAAAATAGTCATCGTACTTGGTCGAATTCTTTTAAAATCTATGAATTTTTGTAATTTTTCAAGATCCGACAACATTTCAACATCCATACCTGCCGTGAGGCCGTTTTTATTTTTCAGTTTTGCCATTTCTATCAGTTTCAAAAACACTAAGGCGGTTATATAGGCGTCTTCATGAGCCCTATGGTGTTCAAAACTCCCAAGCTTTAACTCCTCAACTACCTTATCAAGCCCATACCCTTTCAACGTTAACAGAGATTTTGAAAGAGCTAAAGTATCAATATAAGTCTGCTCAAAGTGATCGTTATAGACCTTCCTAACCCATTCTCGTAAAAAACGGTAATCAAAGTCTGCGTTGTGGGCAACTAACACTGTACCTTCTATGAAACTCAAAAATTGAGGAAGGACTTCCTCTATAGGTCTTTCAACTTCCAACATCTGATTCGTTATACCTGTAAAATTAGTTGTAAAGTTTGAGACAGGTTTTCTGGGCTTTACTAAACTATGAAACTTAGACACTATTTTCATATTCTTTATTTTTACAGCCCCGATCTCTATAATTTCGTGCATGGCAGGCTCTAATCCTGTAGTTTCCAAGTCAAAAACAACAAACTCAGTTTCACTTATTTTCTTATCTTCCCCGAGCAAACTTATAATATTGACAAATTCATCAACGACATAGGCTTGCATACCGAAAATAGGTTTAATACCTTCAGCAACAGCTTTTTCATAAAATTCTGGAATACTCTGAACGACCCCAGAATCGGTTATAGCTACCGCTTTATGGCCCCAATTTTTTATGGTCTTTACTACTTCCCCCACATCGAGTAACCCTTCCATCGCACTTAGTTTTGAATGTAAATGAAGCTCCACCCTTTTTGTGGGGTATTTATCTTTCCTTTCAAGGGTTTCTTCTTTTAACTTAACTATATTCATAGGTCTAATTGCAAATTCATGACTAAAAGAATCGTAAAAAATAATACCTTCAATTAATACGTTATCTCCCTCATCTAATTCTTTGTTTAAATTATTAGCCGTTTCAGAAAAGGTTTTTACAACAGCGGAACTTTTTTTATCAGTAATGAAAAGAGTAGATACAGGTCCTTTTTCATTGTACTCTTTGTAAAATATTTTCCCGTTAACTACAACGTTACTTCCTTCATTTGAAGGAAGCATCGATAACGGTAGTGGTACCTTTTTAAAATCTCTCCCTATTATTACAACCCTTTCGACTTCAGCTAATTTTTTCGAGGTTTCATAATCAGAAGATAAATTACTATCTTGGGAATAATGGGTTTCATAACCTTCATCAATAAAAGTTGGTTTTAAACTTTCATCTATAATGATTTCATAAGGGATTTCTTTCCCAAGATATTTAAATAAAATATTATCCAATTCTTCTTTTTCCTTTGTTAATCGGTTTTTTACTATCGGCGAGTACGTTTTAAATACTATTTTGTTTTCTTGAGAATATTCAGGTTTTAAAAGTCTTAGATAATCTTTTAAACGAAGATTCATTATCAATTGATGCCAATTATTAACTATAAATTCAGGTCCTTCATCATTTGTAAAAGAGATTTTTACATCTCTCTTGAGAAGTCTGGTAAAGAAAAGCTTTAATGAAGCCTCATCTATATCTTCACTTAATTTCTGTAAATTGATTTCAACCTCTTTGTCTTTCACGATGATTTTCCCATTTAATTCAAAAGGAATGAACCCCACATTTTCCTTTAAGAAATCTTTAATATCCAGCATTTTTGAAGCTCCTCCTAAAATTTCCATGGCAAAAAGCCGTGGCTAACGCATCTGCTGCATCATCTGGAGTTGGTGTTTTTTCCAACTTCAATAATAATTTTAAGGTTCTCTGTATCTGCCCTTTTTCAGCTCTTCCATATCCTGTAACAGCCTGTTTTATCTGAAAAGGTGTGTATTCATAAATCGGTATATTTTCTTTTTCCAAACAAAGTAGAATAACGCCTCTAGCCTCTCCAACCTGTATAGCGGTTGCAACGTTTTTAAAAAAGTACAATTTTTCTACAGCAGATTCATCAGGCTTATAGGTTTGTATTAAATTCCTAAGTTGTTCGTCTATGCTCAGCAACCTTTTTGGAAGTTCTTCTTCCTTGCTGGTATATATTACACCATAATCGATAAAATTGAAAATGTTACCTTTTTTTTCAAGGACACCATATCCAATTCTTCCATAACCGGGATCTATACCCAGAATTACCATTTAAGATACACTCCAAATACATTCAATTTCTTCTATCTCTTTGGGGATTGCCCTTGATAAATTTTCGCATCCGTTCTCAGTTATAAGAAGATCGTCTTCTATACGCACGCCGATACCCTCTTCCTCTATGTACAAACCTGGTTCGTTGGTAATAACCATTCCTGGTTTTAAAGGCATATACTTGTCACCTACGTCATGGGTATCTAAACCCAAAAAGTGACTCACAGAATGAAAATAATATTTTGAAAGTTCTTCATCGGTTTTAATCAATCCTATCTTTTTACAACTTTCTGCTAATGATTTCTTTGCAATTTCATTCAATTCAAAAAGGGTTAAACCTGGCTTGGCTTGTGACTGAACTTCTTTCTGGGTATTTAAAACAATTTGGTAAATTTCCGCTTGCCTTGGAGAAAACTTTCTGCTTATTGGGAAAGTTCTGGATATATCGCCGCTATAGTAATTATATTGTGCTCCCAAGTCCAGCAAAACTAAATCTCCTTCTTGTATTTTTCTTTCGTTGGCAGAGTAATGTAGAATCGTGGAGTTAGGCCCTGAAGCTACTATTGGTTTAAATGCGAAATCTTTTACCCCGTTTTTTCTCAAAGAAAAATCAAAATATGCTTCGAGCTCGTACTCGTACATTCCAGGCTTTGAATTTTTTATTATGTTCAAAATTCCTTCTTTTGTAATTTCGATAGCTTTCTTAATATTTTCTATTTCTTCTTCGTCTTTAATAGTCCTCAAATCTGCTATTTTTGTTGAAATATCTTTTATACAAACATATGGAAACAATCTTTGTATTTCTTGAGCAATTTGCTTTTCTTTTGTCATATTCTCCCAATGAGGAGATTTTAAATACAAATATACATTTTTAATATTAGACCTTGATAGGGTGTCTCCAATATATCCATTGAATTCATCCAAAAAAGATATATCTTCTTCTTGAATTTTACTCAATTTAGAACAATGCTCTTTACTTGGTTTTTTACCAACCCACCTAGCTAACTTTGGATCGTTTCTTTCTATGAACAGTTTTTCAACAACTTTTGATTCGGTTTTGCTAATTACTAAATAAGCGTTTTCTATGTCCAAATCAGTAAAATAATAGAAGTTTCGATTCGGGGTAAAGTTATAGGTTTCGTCTGCGCTTTTTACTGGGCTCTTTCCTGAGTAAAGAATCAACATCGAACCTTCTTCTAAACTGTTTAATATTTTTTCTATTCTACTTTTTACATCAGCCATATCGAATCCCCCTAACACGAAAAAAATTGTTTGCTTCTAATCTACGATTTATTATATCATTAAAATGTGATACTTTCATTCTAAAGAAATTACTTTTTTAGACGATTATATTTTAGGAATCAGAATTAGACACTTTAGAAATTAAATAATTTTAAAAAACAAGATTTTGATTTTAAAAGGGTCACAGGGTGGAGCCCTCCCCGACCCAGCCGGGCGGGCTGCTGGGCAAAGGAGAGCTAAAAATGATGGAGGTATTTTAAAAATTTTTGAATTTTAGAAGTATGCTTTAAAGCAAATTTCAGAGTTTCTAAAGTCAGTATGTCAGAATAAAAAGGAGTGGTTATAATGTTTGATGATGAGAATATAAGGTTAAAAATAAGTGGGTTAAAAAGTGTTAATTTAGATATTCCTGCAGAAAAGTACAATACTTTTGAAGAGATGGTGCAAGATTATATTAACAAAACACAAGGTGTGTTGACTAAAATAAAGATCAACGAAAAAGAGATTCCCCTAAGTTATTACGATGAAATAAAAGATTCTTTTTTTGAAGGTGGAGAAGAGATAGAGTTGGAATTCACGTCAAAAAAAGAAGTTTTGTTCGATCTTATCTCCCAATCACTTGAATACATTAGTAAGGTTAGGGAAAATTTAGAAAGGGTTTCAAAAGAAGTTTTGCTTAATACAAACGAAGGGCATAAAATGCTTAACAGTATTGCAGAAGGTTTACAAGCACTATTAAACGTTATACAACAAACACGAGCTTTCAGTGACGAAGCTTTTTACAACCCTGGAGACTTAGACTACGTACAAAATGTTGTCCAAGACATAATTAAATCCCAAAGCGAACAAGATTATTTAGAACTCTCAGACATCATCGAATTCGATTTCAACGAAGTTTTGTCAACCTTTGAAACGATTTTAAAAAATGCTCAAAAAACTCTTGAAAGAAAAGGGGTGTAATTTGAATGTACAATAATAATCAAAACGCTAACTATTATTTTGAAAACAGTATAAAAACAGCTAGCCCCGCAAAATTAGTCGAATTATTGTATCAAAATTCAATCGAAAGAATAAATAAGGCAATAAAAGCTATCGAGAATAAAAATCTTTCCGAGGCTAACAAACAGATTATAAGGGTGGAAGACATAGTTACAGAACTTAACGTCTCGTTGAATCTTGAAAAAGGCGGAGAGATAGCTAAAAATCTCAGAGCTCTATACAATTACATGTATCAAAGACTGTTAGAATCAAATAACAAAAAAGATATTGAAATCTTAAAAGAAGTAAGATCTTTTCTACAAGAGCTCTTAGATACCTGGAAAGAACTATTGAAAAAAGAACTCAAAACTTCCCGCGAGTTAAACGCTAAATCTGTCGATCCTAAATTTGATCTTCAATATTAAATTAATAAATTCAAAAACCCTCCCAAATCATATACGCTTGTTGGAGGGTTTTTGTTTAATCGATTTTAAAATCTATGCCATCGTAGATTTTCAACATCTTTATTTCGTGAAGTGACGGCTCCAAAAGCCTTTCTTCAAGAATTTTATCGGTATCTATACTTACCTGTGCAATTACGTCTTCTTCATCCCCCAATTTAATGAGGGTATCTCCGTGTGGATCAACAGCTATGGAATTTCCGCAAAAAGGGATCGAATCTTCAGAGGGTTTACCAACGGCGTTTACCCCAATTGCAAACAGTTGATTATCTTGTGCCCGGGCGGATGTTCTTACCTCTACTAATTTTTCAAAACCTTTTGGAACAGCAGATGTAATTATTAGTATTTGTGCCCCTCTAAGGGCCATTATCCTATATAATTCAGGAAAAGCATGATCATAACAAATTGATAAACCTATTTTTATACCTTTCCAATCTATTATTTCTATAGACGTTCCTTCGGAAAGTCTAAACTTTTCTTTTGGAAAAACAAATATTTTTCTATACTTACCAAGCAATTTACCTGAATCATCTATTAAAATCGAGGTATCGTAATACTTACCAATTATTAACGGGTCTTTTTCTAAAATGTTTGCAACAATAGAGACATTGTATTTCTTTGCAATCCTTATAATTTCTTGAGTAGTTTCTCCTTCTGGTATTAATTCGGCAAGATTTTCAGCGTAATTGTTAATATTTTCTAGATCGTATCCTATGTTAAAAAACTCTGGTAGGATGTATAAATCCGCTTTTTTTACTTCTTTTGAAATCAATGAGTCTAGCTTTTTAAGGTTTGTTTCTTTGTCGTTCAATTTTGAACTTAATTGCACTAAACCAAATACTTTTTTCATAATGATGCCCCCAGTATTATATATAGATATGAAACTACCTAAGAGTAGCCAGTAAAAACTCTATACCTCTCCTTTTTATCCTAACATCGTTCAACTCTACAATTATATGTTCTATTTTAGAAGGATCCACATGTTCTATCTTAGATCTGTTATATAACGAGGATAACTCTAATTCTAACGCCTTCCTCATTAATTTATACTTTTCAAAAAGCAATTCGTATCTGTTAATACCTTGAGTTTCTTTTATTTTCTTTTCTAAATCTTTTATATGTTCTTTAAGATCTTTGGCTTCTCTTTCCATGTTATTTATTATACCTATATTCGGTTTTGAAAGATCTTCAGAGATATCCCACGTAAATTTAGGATATACTATGTTAACTTTTGAGCCTTCATCATCAGAAAAAGTATTAAAAGATAGCTTAGGTATTTTTAATGTTAATATCTCTTTTGGCTTGATTGTTCCATCGAATTCTTCTAATTCGTTCTCTAACAAATCGGTTTTTATTGATTTTTGAGTTAATTTTATCTTTTTTTTCTTGTGAGAAGGATTAAAAAATCGCAGAGATATCCCCTCTTCGTCTATTGAAGGTTTCATATTCACAAATTCTATGTTTTCGTCCACTGAAGAATAGAATTTATGTACCACGACAGGCTGGTTTTCTGAGTCTGAATTATTACGGTGCTTATAAAACAATAAAGGAGGATTGATAAAGGAATTTTTGTATTTCAAAAAATTATCTTTATCTGAAAGGCAAAAGGCTGCTTCAATTTTCATTTTTCTTTTTACTTCAGCTCCAGGAGTGTACATTACGGGTCCGGCGTCTCCAATTCTTCCTTTTACATTTTCGCGAGAAAGCCAGCTTACAGATCTTAATAAAATTAAAGAAACAGCTTTTTCTAAGGAGTTAGTAGAATGTGTGGTATAACTATAAATTCCTTTGGCCATAAAGGCTGCGAAATAGTCATCCTTTTCTAATCCAACGTAATCCTTCATAGGAAAAACGTTATTAAAAGAGATTTCTCTTGCAGCAACTAAAAACTTTTTCATTTCTTCTTCTGGTTCTTCATATTTTACTTCATATGGTCTTTTTACAGAATCGAAAGGTACACCCGCATTTATATCTCCATCTCCAATTAAAGCTAAAAGTAATCCATAATCTGATCCTTTTCCCAAAGAGTCAATTTCGATATTGATATAGGGCAATTCTGAAAATGTCAAATTAAGTGTGAAGTCAACTTCGTTGCTGGTAAAATCAAGAGCTATTTTGGAATAATTATCTGACTGTGCTTTCAACCTCATTTCTGAGAAAGTTAAGTTCAACTCTTTATCAAATGCAGAAGAGTATTCATCACCTTTATCTTCTACCAAAACAGCTCTGATTAAATAATCGTTATTTTCCTTTTTAATTCTAAGCTTCCCGTTTTCAACGAATGCTTTGAAATGTTCATTCTCCCAATGAAAACTATTTATAGGTTTTTCTGAAGAATTCACGTTATACTTTTTTAAATTTACTTTTGATATACTTCCTGCAGGTGCTGAAAATCTATAAAGGTTTTCTTTATTTTCGAATAATACAGGTAATTCCTGCAGATTCAAGTTTAGACAAACATAACCTAAAGGTAAAATCTGGCCTACCTTATCCAAAACTTTATTTAAAGTTGATTCAAAAATCTCTTTAATTTTATTGTATCTTTCTTCCATATCTTCATGAATCTGATCTACTCCTACTCCTCCTATGCTGTCGTGGACCAGGTTCATTATTAAATATTCCCAAGCCTTTTGTATCTCTTTATCGTCTTCAGAATTGTCTACGATAGCAATCAGGGGTTCTAATACCTTAGAGAGCATATATTCAGAATGCCAATTCATAATTTTTAAATACTGCCTTGTTGATAAACTTCCTGGAAATGTCGAAACAACGCTTCCATCAATTAGCTCACCAACGTATTTTTCTATTAAAGAAGGGTCTTCTTGTTTAAAATATCCTTGAATAAACTCATCTGGAAAAACCGCTTTTAATTCTCCATCAGTGGGATCTTCTGGAACAGGATCCAAGTCGTATCCGTTTAGTAAAGGAAGGTAATTAGTTTTCGAATATTTTTTTAGCTTGTTAATTTCCAATTCCAATCTTTTTTCCATAACTTCTGGATAATCTTTCAATCTCATAATATTCCTATAACTATCAAGTAAAAATATGCCGTGAATCTTGCTACCATCGGGACTGCTCCAAGTAAACCCGATTTTTGGAATTTTCATATTTAAACCTCTCCAGAGGAAACAACCTTCTATTTCACTTTTAAAATTAATTTGTGGAACTTGAGACGAAAAGCCAAAATTATCTAGTAACCAACCTATATTCATCACATTTCCATATTTTTTAGCCTCTTGTCCACCCAATATAATATTTCTGATTGAGCTTTCTTCAGAGACTCTCCAATCAATTTGTCCATAGTATGGGCCAAAGGCTATATTTTTAGAGTATTTTTTCAATTTGTCCTCTGCTTTTTTTCTTTCTTCTCCTTGAAAATTACTTAAATAATCTTTCACTAACAACATTTGTCCGTCTAACACAAATTTGTATTCAGGATTATTATCAATTAACTCGAAGAGTTTTTGAAATAAACTAGGTAACATTTTTTTTGTTATATCCGCAGGAGCGAACCATTCTCTATCCCAATGTGTGTGTGAAATGATATGGTACATCTCTTCACCTCCAATTATCCTTTAATTGAACCAGCCTGTATCCCTTGTAACAGTTGTCTCTGAAAAAATATTATAATTATCAAAATTGGGATCATACCAATTACAATAGCTGCGCTGAGTAAACCCCAATCTATACTGTATAATCCCAAGAATCTGTACATCGCAACTTGGAAAACCGTCTTACTGGGCGAACTTATTAAAATCATAGGTAAAACGAATTCATTCCATGCAAATCTGAAAGTGAATATAAAAGATATACTTAAACCAGGCCAAGATAATGGCATTATTACCTTAGTAAATCTCTGCATGGTTGTAGCTCCATCAAGAGCTGCCGCCTCTTCTAAAGAAACGGGAATGGTATCAAAATGGTTTTTGAGAATAAAAATATTCAAGGGTATTATTAAAACCTGGTAAGCCAAGATTACTCCCGCATATGTATCTAATAAACCCATCCTCTGAAATATCAAATATAACGGGATTGTGTTCATAGTTATAGGAATCATAAAAATTCCCATCACGGCAGCTAAAAGCTGCTTTTTGCCTCTGAAGTGGTACCTTGAAAAGGAAAATGCTGCTAACGCAGAAATTATAACACATAGTAAGGTCGCTGGAACCGCTACTATAATACTATTCAGAAAACTTCTTATCATTTGATCATCTTGAAAAAGCAATTTATAATTTTGAAAGGTAACTTCTTCAGGAATTAAACTAGGAGGAAATGCTCTTGCTTCCTCTGGTGTTTTCAGCGAAGTAACAAACACCCAAAATATAGGCATTATTGTATAAATAGCGAAAATAACAAGAATGATAAATAGTATAACTCTAATTGTTTTATTCTTTTTGGTCATGCCTCCTCACCTCTCAATGCTCCTAGATAAAGGAAAGAAACTATCAAATTAATAATAAGTAGAACTAATCCTATTGCCGCACCAATTGATAGATTACCTTGTTCAAAACCTTGTTTATACATATACAAGGATGCCGTTGTAGTGGACATTAAAGGCCCTCCTCCCGTCAATACCAATTGAAGATCGAAAAGGTTTACACTCCACATAGAAGTAAGGATCAAATTTATCCCCAAAAAAGGTGCCAACAAAGGCAATGTTATATTGAAAAAACTTTGAAGTGGGTTAGCACCATCAATTTTCGCAGCCTCATACAAACTTCTATCGATTGTCAACAACGAGGATTCTTGAAAAAGTATAGAAAACGGTGTGCCGAACCATATGTTAGCTATCAATAAGGATATCAAGGCCATGTTTGGATCTGATATCCAATTTACAGGCTGCATTCCTAACCTCATTAGCAGACCATTTATCAATCCAAAATAATCGTTGTACATCCACTGCCAGGAAAACCCAACAATAGTAGCGGATAAAAGCCATGGAAGTATAAAAAGAACTCTAAAAAATTTAGTCCCCCAAACTCTTTCAATTAAAATTCTGGCGATTAAAAAGCCTATAAAAATTTGAAAAAATACTGATCCTAATACAAAAAAGAGTGTAACTTTCAAAGATTGTAGGAAATATTCATTTTGAAAAATTTTTACCCAGTTTTGGAAACCAACAAAAGGCCAAACGTCATTTATATTAGTAGTTTTTACATCATGCATCGATATGGTTAGATTCCAAAATACAGGAAAAATCATTAAAAAGAACATTATGCTCAAAGCAGGGAGTAATAATAAAAAAGGCATCCATTTTTTCTTTTGCATCGGTTCACCACCTCCGTCTCTTTCTTACTTAGTATCTTCAGAAACTCTGAAGCCTACTTTAAACCATATTTCTATATTTCAAAAATTTTTTAAATACCTCCATCATTCTAGCTTACATACAATCTGCTTTAGCTTTCCTTTGCCCTGCAGCCCGCCCGGATGTGTGGGAGAGGGCTCCACCCTGTAACCCTTTTAAAATCAAAATCTTATTTTTGAAAATCTTTTTATGTTCTAAAATGTTTATCTCTTACTAAAAGCAGCCTCCTTTAAAGAAGGAGGTCTGCTCTGTTAAATTTTTACTTTTCGAAATTCCCTTAGAAAATCAAAATTTCTTCAACCTTCTTTGAGGCATCTTTCAAGGCATCTTTCGGAGTTTTTACGCCATAATAGACTTCTTCTATTGCTATTCGCAATGTCTCGGCTATTTGTGGATATTCAGGAATATTAGGTCTTCCTTTTCCAATCGCAACCGCTTTCATAAGATCTTCGAAGAAGGGTATCTCATTTTCAAGAATCGATTTGTAAGGATCTTGTTCGGCTATGGTTTTTTGAGTGGGCAAGTAAACGTATTTAGCCAAGACAGGAGTTAAAACTTCTGGATCTAGCATTATAGTCATCAATTCCCAAGCTAACTCGGGATGTTCAGATGTTGAAGGAATAGCCAACAACCAACCACCCATCATCGTCGAACTTTTCATACCCTCTTCAGGAACTGGAAATCCTGGTATCATACCAATTTGATTAAAATCAAATCCTTCGGGGAATTTCCCTAACAACCAACTTCCTTCAATCATTACGGCAAATCTCTTATCAGCAAATTCTTGACCCCATCGATGCTGTACTTGTGGCCTTATACCTGCCTCTACCTGATCTCTCAAGAAAGCTAGTGCCTTTACCCCTTCCTCGCTATAAAAAGCTGGGTAATACTCCCCATCTTTCTGTTCGAGAATTTCTCCACCATTCATCCATAGAT carries:
- a CDS encoding PolC-type DNA polymerase III, giving the protein MLDIKDFLKENVGFIPFELNGKIIVKDKEVEINLQKLSEDIDEASLKLFFTRLLKRDVKISFTNDEGPEFIVNNWHQLIMNLRLKDYLRLLKPEYSQENKIVFKTYSPIVKNRLTKEKEELDNILFKYLGKEIPYEIIIDESLKPTFIDEGYETHYSQDSNLSSDYETSKKLAEVERVVIIGRDFKKVPLPLSMLPSNEGSNVVVNGKIFYKEYNEKGPVSTLFITDKKSSAVVKTFSETANNLNKELDEGDNVLIEGIIFYDSFSHEFAIRPMNIVKLKEETLERKDKYPTKRVELHLHSKLSAMEGLLDVGEVVKTIKNWGHKAVAITDSGVVQSIPEFYEKAVAEGIKPIFGMQAYVVDEFVNIISLLGEDKKISETEFVVFDLETTGLEPAMHEIIEIGAVKIKNMKIVSKFHSLVKPRKPVSNFTTNFTGITNQMLEVERPIEEVLPQFLSFIEGTVLVAHNADFDYRFLREWVRKVYNDHFEQTYIDTLALSKSLLTLKGYGLDKVVEELKLGSFEHHRAHEDAYITALVFLKLIEMAKLKNKNGLTAGMDVEMLSDLEKLQKFIDFKRIRPSTMTILVKNKTGLKNLYKLVSNAHIKYFYRVPRILKSQLSQMREGLLIGSGAEEGEIFQSYLRGGSHDEILEIAKFYDYLELTPLDALSDRSISEEQLKKIYRDIYNLGNELNMPVVMVSNAHYLDKEDQIFYNALKVAEKRKTSTAHRYLRTTDEMVEEAQRIFEDKEIAEKIVITNTNEIADQIEIIKPLSNKLHPPKIENAELEIEKLAKEKAYEIYGNPLPKIVESRLNRELESIIKHGYAVLYLIAQKIVKKSLEDGYLVGSRGSVGSSLVATMLGITEINPLPPHYICPNCKNVEFFDNEEISSGYDLPDKKCEKCGTKMKKDGQDIPFETFMGFEGDKIPDIDLNFSGDYQNMAHKYIEKMFGEGHVFRAGTISTIADRTAFGFAKKYCEEQGIVKNSEITRIVKAITGVKRTTGQHPGGLMIVPKEDEVYNYTPIQFPANDTKSSVQTTHFDYHVIHNDLVKLDALGHDDPTFIKMMSDLTGVDPLAIPMDDKKTLSLFSSTKALKIDLKNELGTTVGTLGVPEFGTTFVRMMLEDTRPKSFSELVRISGLSHGTDVWAGIAKNWIDRKIATLDEVISCRDDIMNYLLSKGAPPKSAFSIMEKVRKGKGINEEDIELMKKLNVPEWFIISCQKIKYLFPKAHAAAYVSMAFRIAWFKVHYPLAFYSTYFTVKGDEFNLKVIFSGREAIKKRIFELRNMDLDVRKKNEMVVLELALEMMLRGYDFKMVDLYKSDSKKFLIEGNSLIVPFIKVPNLGEKAAENILKSRENGFRSIEDFAAKSGCNKTNVETLRELGVLKGLPETNQMSLFKG
- the ruvC gene encoding crossover junction endodeoxyribonuclease RuvC, yielding MVILGIDPGYGRIGYGVLEKKGNIFNFIDYGVIYTSKEEELPKRLLSIDEQLRNLIQTYKPDESAVEKLYFFKNVATAIQVGEARGVILLCLEKENIPIYEYTPFQIKQAVTGYGRAEKGQIQRTLKLLLKLEKTPTPDDAADALATAFCHGNFRRSFKNAGY
- a CDS encoding aminopeptidase P family protein — protein: MADVKSRIEKILNSLEEGSMLILYSGKSPVKSADETYNFTPNRNFYYFTDLDIENAYLVISKTESKVVEKLFIERNDPKLARWVGKKPSKEHCSKLSKIQEEDISFLDEFNGYIGDTLSRSNIKNVYLYLKSPHWENMTKEKQIAQEIQRLFPYVCIKDISTKIADLRTIKDEEEIENIKKAIEITKEGILNIIKNSKPGMYEYELEAYFDFSLRKNGVKDFAFKPIVASGPNSTILHYSANERKIQEGDLVLLDLGAQYNYYSGDISRTFPISRKFSPRQAEIYQIVLNTQKEVQSQAKPGLTLFELNEIAKKSLAESCKKIGLIKTDEELSKYYFHSVSHFLGLDTHDVGDKYMPLKPGMVITNEPGLYIEEEGIGVRIEDDLLITENGCENLSRAIPKEIEEIECIWSVS
- the fliS gene encoding flagellar export chaperone FliS, with the protein product MYNNNQNANYYFENSIKTASPAKLVELLYQNSIERINKAIKAIENKNLSEANKQIIRVEDIVTELNVSLNLEKGGEIAKNLRALYNYMYQRLLESNNKKDIEILKEVRSFLQELLDTWKELLKKELKTSRELNAKSVDPKFDLQY